In Pagrus major chromosome 23, Pma_NU_1.0, the genomic window ttaccggacggcccaaataatgaagaattagtcagagacagtgtttcgcaaagtttataaagtttgtctcaactcaacaactcactaaattgagatatttgttaagggagtctggagaCTTTGTCTCCCTCTTCCTGTGACATGTTGGTGTTCAGTTTCTGTCTGCTGTCGTGTAAAAcgtttaaaaatgttgtgaatTGATGTTAATAACATTCAGAAACATGAACGTCAGCGTACAGACGGCCTCCCTGTGAGGATCCGTTcactgcagctcattgaaacaTGTTACCTGATCACCTGCACCCACTGATGAAAGGCAGGTTTTCACCTGAGCAAAGAATGCCTTTGTTAAGCCCCGCCCCTCTACCTGAGGAGTGGGCGGACACTGTGCAGTGTTGTCTCTCTGAGGCTGAACCTCCATTTGCTGTGACTTTGAGCGCAGAGttgaagagaggagcagagaggtgaGTGTGAATATGATCATACTGACACTTGACAGGTGAGTGATCAGCTCCACCTGTTGACTCCACAGACCTGCTGCTGGACATCATGTGATTTACAGCTGGACCAGGTGTGAGGTGTCAGGAACGCACGAGGGAGAAGCATGAGGGTTAGCGTTAGCGTCAGCAGCTAATTTGTAGTCAAACTTGTTCTGacaagaagaagcagagaaacacaTAACTGTcattcctgtgtttgtgtgtgaggagctGTTTACACTGGGGCTGGTTCTGATCCACTGGGGCTGGTTCTGATCCACTGGGGCTGGTTCTGATCCACTGTCACAGCCGGAACAGTCTCatagaaaacattcaaatatgaAAACTGGACATTAAAACAGACTGAAGTGTTCTGACTGTGTCTTCAGGTACGTCTCTAACGTTGATCTGCAGCTTCAGTCCGACACGTCTGAGCCTGTGTAAGTTAATGTTCagaaccaatcagaggagaggacGGCAGGTCACATGATGACGCAGAATAATACACTTTAATGTCACAGATCTGAGGAGGACCGTGAAGAcagcaacacagaaacacaacaacaatctcTGAAACATGAGggttagctgttagcatgtGGCTAACTGATGGAACTTTAAACTGTATTATTTTACTGAACATGTTTATGATGACGCTGCcatgacatcatgacatcatgacatcatgttAAGAGTTTCTCcacattacagtgtgttgaCAGCTGTTCTCCTGCAGATGTGAACAAAGCAGTACTAAGACTTTAAcatctccagaggaagctgcaggcAATCTGATAAactacctccagtgatgtcactcagtgtctgagttgcattgtgggtaatgtaggctccagggtTTGAAAAGGAAGCAGACTGAGTGGGATAGTAAAGGTGCTCACATTAGAACTTGAGGATGTGACCAGCTGAGGTCTGGACGTGTTCAGTCACtgaggctaatgctaagctagctgctgATGATCAGACAGGCTGCTACGTGTTTGTGAGGACTTGTTGAATCTGCTCTGATGTGACTTTCTCTCCTTCAGGGGGTTGATGATCAggtgtgacctttgacccctcaCCTTCAGCACCATCTGCCTGTCTACCTGAGGGGGGCGGGGCTTGAGGAGCCCAGAGCCGTCACCATGGCAACGACCTCCACCATGCTCGGCAGAGGTGAGTCAGCGGCCAAGATGAGTCCTGAATGGATCAACAGCAGGAGTAACGTTAGCATCAGTAGCATCATAGCAGTTATGTTAGcagtgctaacgttagcagtgATAGCGAAGTAGCAGTTAAATAAGTGGCATAGTACTTTAGCAGTGTGAGTAATTATAGTAGGAGAAGTGATGTCATGAGCAGCAGCTGTAGTAGTTgagttagcattagcattaacCTTTGATCATGGATATAACTCTGTTCTTCATCAATTCCCCTGATCCTCCTGTCTGGTCTGGGTCCCTTCAGGTCTGGGTCTGGTTCTGGTGGAGTTTCAGTATGAGTACCAGGGTCGGGACGGGGCGCTGGTCTCCATCAAACCCAACGAACGCTACGTCCTGCTGGCCAAGACCAATGACCACTGGTGGCAGGTCCGGAGCGACCAAAACTCCAAACCCTTCTACATCCCTGCCAAGTACGTCAAGGAGCTGCCATCAGACTTCCCCTCCCCTCTGGACTTTGCTGATCCAACCAGTCCTGAACCAGTGGTGCTTCCTGTGGCTGTCCCAGCCCCAGTCCCAGTCCCAGTCCCTGTCCCagtccctgtccctgtccctgtcctAAAGACTCTGGAGGAGTCCAGTGGGACTAAAAGCAAACCAGGAGACGAGGTGACGATCCGGCTCAGACCGGATGCCTCCACCGGGTACCGCAAGGCCGAGAACCGCATGTCTACATTTGGCGTCCCACTGGACTTCCATGACCTGTCGCCTCTGGTGGCACCGACATCGCGTCATTCCAGCAACCCTTCTGCCGCTCCTGCAGAGACGGAGACCACAACCACTGATGGGACTACAAACATGTCCGATGACGGTCTGAGTAAAAAGAACCCAGGGCTCCTGGACGACCACTGGGACTCTGGGAAACATCGAGTTCCCAGTTTCAGTCCAGCAGACCCCCTCTCCACACCCCGGACCCAGACCCAGCCCATCCCCGTGGAGACTCCAGTGGTCCCCCCTCACAATGAGCTCCACAGCTCGCCATCCACAGGTCACCATGACAACCAGGAGTCCCcgatggaggtggaggaggagatcaGCGTGGAGGAGAGCACCGGCGAGGAGGATTCACTAAAAGAGGAAGATTCAAACCACATCTACGAGTCCATCCAGGACTTGAACCTGGACCTGGACACTCTGGTCGGAGGAAGAGTGAGTCCTGGAGTGCCACCTGAACCTGCGCCGGCCCCACCCCCCACACAGGTAAGACACCTGAGGCATCCTCAGTCTGTGTTGTTGTCAAAAGTCTTCagttctgttgttgtgttgtctgGTCGTCTCTGCTCACAGTCTCATGTTTGGTCTGATGGCGGCTGATTAATCATCAGTAATCAAACCGTGTGAACACAGACGCTGTCAGCAGGAGTCGATCTGTCGTTCAGTCAGGCTGCagcttcacaaaataaaagccctgtCCAGCGTCTCACTTCCTGCAGCGTCCACACAGGAagtagagaggagagaaagagaagctgtttcctctttttctttgacctttgacctccaacTCCTCCACACTCTCCTCATCTCGACCTCGATCAACacgtttgttttcttcttctttcattttaattatttcatttagcaccaaaacacgtgtgtgtgtgtgtgtgtgtgtgtgtgtgtgtgtgtgtgtgtgtgtgtgtgtgtgtgtgtgtgtgtgtgtgtgtgtgtgtgtgtgtgtgtgtgtctgatggtgatgtcacagcaggaTGTGATGAGGTCAGCAGGAtgtagtgatgtcacagctggCAGGATGTGTTCAATGTCAGACAGGAAACTGGGAGAGGATGACGCTGCAGTGACACCTGCAGGATGAGGGAGGAACAACCAGAGTAACCtgacacctgagagagagagagagagagagagagagagagagagagagagagagagagagagagagagagagagagacagagagagagagagagacagagagagagagtgtgtgagagagagagtgtgtgagagagagagtgagtgtgtgtgtgtgtgtgtgtgtgtgtgtgtgtgtgagagacagacagagagagagagagagatgatttTTAGTTTAAGACTTTAGTTCCCAATTGATCCAGATTGAGTCAGAATCAGGACCTGTGGGTTCTGGTCTGATGTCGGTCATAAAGTCCTGAGGctctgtcctgattggctgaagtgTCGACAACACTGGACGACAGGAGAGGAGGTTCACCTGAACAGGTGGTCCTGGAGCTGAGACCTTCACGGTGCTCTCACAGCTCTACAGTACAAGTacacttcttctccttcttcttcttcttcttctccttcttctcctccttcttcttcttcttctcctccttctccttctccttcttctcctccttcttcttcttcttctcctccttctccttctccttcttctccttcttcttcttcttcttgtcgtAAGAGTCAGTAcagaccagcagggggcagcatcACGTTGTCTTCCTGCTGTCTTGACTCTGGTCACAGACTCTGCTGTTGTTGCTCTGACTGAGCGACATTAAAACACACCTGGACACACCTGGCTCAGCATGATTCCATGAAGGTTTGGAAAAGATGACTGGGATCATGTGAGCTTCCAGGAGTCCTTGTTTAAGCTCAAGGTGTCCCTAAAGGTTCCAGGTGTCTTTGAGAAGGTTTTATGAATTCCTGAGGAGGTTCCAGGAGTCCTTTAGGAAGTTCTGAGGATCTGTGAAGACCTTTGGGGATGTTCAGGAAGTCCTGTGGGCCCTTGAAAAGGTTCCTGGAATCCTTGAAGACAGTGTGTGAGTCATTGAGGAGGCGATGAAGTTAAAGAAGTTACTAATACCCAGACAGCCAATCAGCGGACAGGGGGCGTGGCTATATATATACAGCAGATTGGCAAGGGGCGGGGCATCCGGTAGCAGATAGGCAGGGGGCGGGgcttcctgcagcagagagTCATCATGACAGCTTCAGTATCAGACGGAttacaaactgacagagagaggcatTATGGGTAAGTCCTCACTGGTTTTATTTGTTCTGCAGGtgaagtttttttaaaaacaaacagaaaccaaaTGGAGTTTTGAATGGAAACAGTCACTGAGAGCTGCCTGTGTGTTGCCTGTGTGTTGGTTGTGTGTTGCCTGTGTGTTGGTTGTGTGTTGCCTGTGTGTTGGTTGTGTGTTGCCTGTGTGTTGGTTGTGTGTTGGTTGTGTGTTGCCTGTGTGTTGCCTGTGTGTTGGTTGTGTGTTGCCTGTGTGAGGCTGCAGAGCTCAACATTAACATGAATAATAGATGAGAAcagagaggaacagctgatctgcagtcagctgacaggaagtgaggtgTGCTCTCACCAGCTCCCTCACTGTGGTCTCTACACACTGAAGGATTTAAATCATCAAGTAAAGACACGACAAAACAAActgcattcttcttcttcttcttcttcttctttgtcttcttcttctatatatatatatatataaatatatatatgtatatgtatatatatatatatataagttcttcatgttgagtcagtgtgattatatttatttaatgcaGACTTTCACATAAACctcatgtgtttattatttacattcaaCTTATAGAATTTAATAGAAGAAAACTTGTAAATACTCAAAGTTCCAGTTTGAGACAAAATCATTAGtctcatgttttcagtttaaatcTGAGCCGctgcatgtttgttgttttactgtaatcatttagtgtgtgtgtgtgtgtgtgtgtgtgtgtgtgtgtgtgtgtgtgtgtgtgtgtttataaaacagaggaggagctcTTCCTGTTGGACAGCAGCTCACTCCACCCAGAGACAAACATTTCTGTTAATGAGGAAGAGATGAGACGTttgtccaaaacacaaaacacattcagacacaagagAAATGAAACGCTGTCACTTTACAGAGCGAGCGACTGAAATGATGAACAAACCAACTCATGGCTGCAGCTCTACTGTGAAGCTCTACCGCGAGCAGAGACGCGAGCTGCAGCTTCACCGCGAGCAGAGACGCGAGCTGCAGCTTCACCGCGAGCAGAGACGCGAGCTGCAGCTTCACCGCGAGCAGCACATGAAGTCAGCCACAGCATGCAGATatgtcctctgtgtttctgccGTTTATGACTCAGAACAGAAGGTTTGATCagcgtctctgtgtgaacagCAACATGCAGTATATAAAGAGACGAGGTGTCCGTTACCAGAACTAATGGCGGCGTGTTGGCCTGAACCATCTGACCCACAGCAGAGTGACCGCCTGATACCATGGTCACTCACCAAAGGATGAAAACATGAAAGGATGaaacattaatttatattttcatgtgttttgtgatcagaattgaaatgttttaacaccTGAGGGTCGGACTAACAGCTGGAACAATCACTACAATCCCATCAGGTTCTTATGTAATGGAAACGGTCAGTACTTTAGTAAATAGGACGGACCGTAGCTACGACTCAGCAACTTGACGCTAGCTACTCCACTCAGCTGTTAGCCAGAAAGCTAATGTTGGACTAACGggattaaaatgtaattaaaatgtaagaTACAGGCTGTAGGGTCGTTCCAGAGGCGACTGTTTATCAGAAGTTAAGTTAAGAAGGATGTGAGGTGGATGTGAGGTGGATGTGAGGTGGATGTGAGGTGGATGTAAGGTGGATGTGAGGTGGATGTGAGGTGGATGTAAGGTGGATGTGAGGTGGATGTGAGGTGGATGTGAGGTGGATGTGAGGTGGATGTAAGGTGGATATAAGGTGGATGTAAGGTGGATGTGAGGTGGATATAAGGTGGATGTGAGGTGGATGTGAGGTGGATGTGAGGTGGATGTGAGGTGGATGTAAGGTGGATGTGAGGTGGATGTGAGGTGGATGTGAGGTGGATGTGAGGTGGATGTAAGGTGGATATAAGGTGGATGTGAGGTGGATATAAGGTGGATGTGAGGTGGATGTGAGGTGGATGTAAGGTGGATATAAGGTGGATGTAAGGTGGATGTGAGGTGGATATAAGGTGGATGTGAGGTGGATGTGAGGTGGATGTAAGGTGGATGTAAGGTGGATGTGAGGTGGATATAAGGTGGATGTGAGGTGGATGTGAGGTGGATGTAAGGTGGATGTGAGGTGGATGTGAGGTGGATGTGAGGTGGATGTAAGGTGGATGTGAGGTGGATATAAGGTGGATGTGAGGTGGATGTGAGGTGGATGTAAGGTGGATGTAAGGTGGATGTGAGGTGGATATAAGGTGGATGTGAGGTGGATGTAAGGTGGATGTGAGGTGGATGTGAGGTGGATGTGAGGTGGATGTAAGGTGGATGTGAGGTGGATATAAGGTGGATGTGAGGTGGATGTGAGGTGGATGTAAGGTGGATGTGAGGTGGATGTGAGGTGGATGTGAGGTGGATGTAAGGTGGATGTGAGGTGGATGTGAGGTGGATGTGAGGTGGATGTAAGGTGGATGTGAGGTGGATATAAGGTGGATGTGAGGTGGATGTGAGGTGGATGTGAGGTGGATGTGAGGTGGATGTGAGGTGGATGTTTGGTCATCAGGATCTCAGCCACATCACTTGATAACAGCAGTCACATGATTATGAAGTGTCTGCAGAGACGTTGTAGATTCACATGTTACCATGTGACCCGGAGCTTCGTCATGTCGGAGCTGcctggttcagtgtgaacaaacacagaCTGTGTAGAGGTGAGACTCTGATACAGAACCTGTGAGCAGAGCGTCAGACTGTGATATCCAATCAGAgaccagcctctctctctctctctctctctctctctgtctgtaggaTCACAGCTCGCTCGACCCTAGCTCGCCCATCTACGCTAACATCTCCAGTCTGAAGAAAACGTCTGTCCCTCAGATCTCCGTCTCTGGCCCCGCCCTCCCCTCATCGCCTCCTCCGGACCACGCCCCCTCAGCTCCAGACCACACCCCCTCATCGTCTGTCTCCTCGTCCGCTGGGATGATAAGCCCCACCTCCCCGCTCAGCCCGCAGGACGGATGGCAGGTGAGGTGACCTCTGATAGGTCGGAAGCACAGGTGTGTGACTGAGCAGCAGTCTGAGACACAGACGGATGAAGTTAAAGGGTTGAAAGCAGCTAAAGCGACAGTTTAGACAGAACACCTCACAGACGTGAGGACTGTAGAGAGACGAGATGGTGGGAATAAGGACAGAGGACAGTACATGTGTCGGTCCAAAAGATGATTTCTGAGACTGAAAGGAGTTAAAGTGATGACATTCAGGgactagaagaagaagaaaggaggaaattAAACGTCACTTGACAAGTGTTTTTCTCCgctgtgttgttttattgtaatGATAATCTAAATACCAGCCTCAGGTTCCTGGTTCCTCTCTGATGTTCACAGCTCAGTCACATGCTCCTGTCGGCCGCTCACGTGCTCGTATGTAATCCAGCTTTCTTCGCCGTCTCTTCATgtcactgacactcactgatgTAATTAAAGTTTAATGAGGCGTCATCGGAGCGGTTCAGGTCTGTTTCAGTGTGATCAAATGAACAGGTGAAGCTCACACGTTACTGAGGAACCTTCCTGTCCGACTGCCCCTGAACGCACcatcctctgtgtgtgatgtttaaatGTGGTCTGTGCTCGTTGACCCGTCCAGGTGCACACGGACCAGGACAGCGGGAAGGTGTTTTACTTCCATCCTGTAACCAGACAGACCACCTGGACCGACCCACACGGCCCGCCACCCCCGCCTGCTCGAGACACGGACCGGTCCAGGACGAGCGAGGGGGGGCAGCTgacctccccctcccctctgctCTCCCCCGCCTCCTCTCAGGTAACAAACACCTGGACTCAGTCATGTGACTGAAGACAATGTGACCTTCACTTGACCTTTAATCTGAGTTCACCTGTGCAGGAGTCCATCAGCACTTCAAAATAAGACAGggacatgtcaaaataaaacaggaacacttcaaaataaaacaggaacatGTCAAAATGagctgtcctttaaggtcagtttgtttcttcagaTTGTGAAGATCgatctcttctcattaacatttcttccttTAATGttacaaaacaaagtaaagtcaCAGTTAATGTGAACAAACAgtttaattcaatcaaacagTAAAACGATGCGTTTGAAACAAACGCTGACAGACACAGACCAACAAGCTTCATCaacttttaaagtttaattattttacttCAATATCCAACCAGGCTAACGGTTCTGCTAACAGATGATTGTGTGTAACGTTGGTGCCTTCAAGACCGTCAGTGAGCTGATGTAAACGTTTTAATTTATCTTAATTAGTTAGTCTCAGTATGAATATAATGCTGTGAAATAATTACAGTGTGATTCTCAACACGTTACAACGGCCTGAATAGAATTAAAGTGTAGATTGTGACGTCATGATGTCACAGCGTCACTCACCAATGACACGTCACTTCCCGACAGGGTTCTGGTGGTTGGGAGCAGCTGGTGGATGAAGTCTCAGGGAGGTTTTACTACTACAACCCCACCTCAGGAGCCACGTCATGGGTCGCACCAGagcctccctccccctcctccccctcctcacccccagGATCTACAACCAGCAGGAGGCCCGACGACGGCCCGGTACGTCCTGAGACGAGTCCGGATTCAGTCTGGATTAGTTAAATTACAGCAGAACATGTCGTCTGGTTCTACACGGACCTTTAAATGTGACGTCATGACAACAgatctgtaatctgattacaaaCTGTGAATTATCTTTAATAACTGTTGTTTCTGATTGAACCGAAGCCTCCGCTGCCAGAGGAAGATTATCCTGTACAGCTCCACAAGGACAACATGGACGCTGTCTTCACATcggtaccacacacacacacacactctcacacacacacacacacacacacacacactcactcactcactcactcactcactcactcactcactcactcactcacacacacacacacacacacacacacacacacaacacactcacacacacacatacatggatCAAGTGGATTTTACAACTCTAACATTTGaatttgcttcctgttttttttcccagaatccTCAGCAGCTCGTGATTCCCAGAGCTCATCTGGACATGAAAGACGGACACGGCTCCCAGTGGAGGCCGCAGGAggtaatcaatcaatcatttacCGATCAGTCACTTTCAGTGAGTCAGACCTAATTCATcaataattaattcatttattgcTCCACCTTccacagttgccccaaaggcTGATGGGAAATGGAGTTTCCGAGGAGGTGTCGACGGTGCAGATCAGGAACTGGAGACACAGCGTGGCCGAAGACGTGAGTGGAACccacagaacaaacacaggatGAGTTGTCACTTAGAACCACCTGCAGAAACAGAAGGACACGTTCAGGTAACGTCTCTCAGGACAGACAAACTCTGCTGTTTGTTCCAGACGTTCTCGCCGAGCCACAGGAGGAACGTCTCTGACTTCACTGACGTGTCCAACAGAAGACAGTCCCCTGACAGTCCACAGGTACACTCACccccgtctctctgtctcacacctgtctcaccctgtctcacacctgtctcaccctgtctcacccctgtctcaccctgtctcacccctgtctctctgtc contains:
- the arhgap27l gene encoding rho GTPase-activating protein 27, with the protein product MATTSTMLGRGLGLVLVEFQYEYQGRDGALVSIKPNERYVLLAKTNDHWWQVRSDQNSKPFYIPAKYVKELPSDFPSPLDFADPTSPEPVVLPVAVPAPVPVPVPVPVPVPVPVLKTLEESSGTKSKPGDEVTIRLRPDASTGYRKAENRMSTFGVPLDFHDLSPLVAPTSRHSSNPSAAPAETETTTTDGTTNMSDDGLSKKNPGLLDDHWDSGKHRVPSFSPADPLSTPRTQTQPIPVETPVVPPHNELHSSPSTGHHDNQESPMEVEEEISVEESTGEEDSLKEEDSNHIYESIQDLNLDLDTLVGGRVSPGVPPEPAPAPPPTQDHSSLDPSSPIYANISSLKKTSVPQISVSGPALPSSPPPDHAPSAPDHTPSSSVSSSAGMISPTSPLSPQDGWQVHTDQDSGKVFYFHPVTRQTTWTDPHGPPPPPARDTDRSRTSEGGQLTSPSPLLSPASSQGSGGWEQLVDEVSGRFYYYNPTSGATSWVAPEPPSPSSPSSPPGSTTSRRPDDGPPPLPEEDYPVQLHKDNMDAVFTSNPQQLVIPRAHLDMKDGHGSQWRPQELPQRLMGNGVSEEVSTVQIRNWRHSVAEDTFSPSHRRNVSDFTDVSNRRQSPDSPQCHLLEKAGIINKTKVVDGGKKIRKNWSQSWTVLHGGILTFHKDPKSAPTGNASKTSQIVPEYTVELRGASLGWAAKDKSSKKNVLELKTRQGCEYLMQYDTESIITDWLKVIQDTIRQLELDHLSEDEDEAASDKEDKDRKRTSTRGSSGTADSEQRRVRTKLRRFLQRRPTLQSVKEKGYIRDNVFGCHLDTLCHRENNTIPKFVEKCIRAVERRGLDVDGIYRVSGNLAVIQKLRHKADHEEQLDLEDGQWEEIHVITGALKLFLRELPEPLFPFSCFDKFIAAIQVPDYSLRVSYMRDLVRSLPLPNHDTMELLFKHLRRVVEHKDSNRMSVQSIAIVFGPTLLRPQTESANMTIHMVFQSQIVELMLNEFNTVFSQS